The following proteins are co-located in the Bordetella bronchialis genome:
- the paaI gene encoding hydroxyphenylacetyl-CoA thioesterase PaaI has translation MMNDMHPDALARAVGETMYAADTASQALGMRVEDIGPGRATLTMPVRADMLNGHRTCHGGLIFSLADSAFAFACNSRNVSTVASGCTIDFLAPARQGDVLTATAAERSLAGRTGVYDVTVSNQEGQTVALFRGRSYRIKGQVVGE, from the coding sequence ATGATGAACGATATGCATCCGGACGCCTTGGCGCGCGCGGTGGGCGAGACCATGTACGCCGCCGATACCGCCAGCCAGGCGCTGGGCATGCGCGTGGAGGACATCGGGCCGGGGCGCGCCACCCTGACGATGCCGGTGCGCGCGGACATGCTGAATGGACACCGCACCTGCCATGGCGGCCTGATCTTCTCGCTGGCGGACAGTGCCTTCGCCTTCGCCTGCAATTCGCGCAACGTCAGCACGGTGGCGTCGGGCTGCACCATCGACTTCCTGGCGCCCGCGCGCCAGGGCGATGTGCTGACCGCCACGGCGGCGGAGCGATCGCTGGCCGGCCGTACCGGCGTTTACGACGTCACCGTCAGCAACCAGGAGGGCCAGACGGTCGCCCTGTTCCGCGGCCGCTCCTATCGCATCAAGGGGCAGGTCGTGGGCGAGTAG